The following are encoded in a window of Glandiceps talaboti chromosome 5, keGlaTala1.1, whole genome shotgun sequence genomic DNA:
- the LOC144435136 gene encoding nudC domain-containing protein 3-like isoform X1, with protein MTYQNSKMDASVEMYDSALLGILQHVGEIKPFLEVVFSFLLRRTDFFRIIQDKEGRMGFPPGVAKQLVMETVTRYEQIAKSIMEQSYEDKMTRGEIPPRAVETVEVDTRDDDTRNTSCDTSSQDKTQSLPEQKTTKSGVEKDKVKPKSAPYESGLPKVTSQKSDCYNGAIRDKYSWSQSFTDVDITVPVPKEVKRAKDIQVDIGKKHLKVSVKPGVIDKDAEILMEGKLTYDIRREESMWSLVPGVGIQINLEKNLEKMWLAVLEGEEEIKRDDIDPTRHLHEMDDDAQAGWRQAMFDFEQKKAGKPSSKELETHTILEKAWDAEGSPFKGTPFDPSKMNIST; from the exons ATGACCTACCAAAACAGCAAAATGGACGCCTCCGTAGAAATGTATGACAGTGCCTTGCTTGGAATTCTGCAGCACGTCGGGGAAATAAAACCATTTCTTGAAGTGGTGTTCAGTTTTTTACTAAGGAG GACTGATTTCTTCCGCATAATACAAGACAAAGAAGGAAGGATGGGCTTCCCACCTGGTGTAGCAAAGCAACTTGTTATGGAG ACTGTGACACGTTATGAACAGATTGCAAAGAGTATCATGGAGCAAAGTTATGAAGACAAGATGACAAGGGGAGAAA TACCTCCAAGAGCAGTGGAAACAGTTGAAGTTGATACACGGGATGATGACACAAGGAATACTTCTTGTGATACAAGTAGTCAAGATAAAACTCAAAGTCTTCCTgagcaaaaaacaacaaaatctggAGTTGAAAAAGACAAAGTAAAACCAAAATCTGCCCCTTATGAAAG TGGTCTTCCTAAGGTGACATCTCAGAAGTCGGATTGTTACAATGGTGCCATCAGAGACAAGTACTCATGGTCCCAGTCATTTACagatgttgacataacagtacCTGTACCAAAAGAAGTCAAGCGTGCCAAGGACATACAAGTTGATATTGGCAAAAAACATCTCAAAGTGTCAGTAAAGCCTGGTGTCATTGATAAAGATGCCGAAATATTGATGGAAGGCAAATTGACGTATGACATCAGACGAGAAGAGTCTATGTGGAGTTTGGTACCAGGTGTTGGAATACAG ATTAACTTAGAAAAGAATTTAGAAAAGATGTGGCTAGCCGTGTTGGAAGGAGAGGAAGAAATCAAACGTGATGATATTGATCCTACAAGACATTTACACGAGATGGATGATGATGCACAGGCAGGCTGGAGACAAGCTATGTTTgattttgaacaaaagaaagcaGGGAAACCAAGCAGTAAGGAACTT GAAACGCATACAATTTTGGAAAAAGCATGGGATGCAGAAGGCTCTCCATTCAAAGGTACACCATTTGATCCATCCAAGATGAACATCTCTACTTGA
- the LOC144435136 gene encoding nudC domain-containing protein 3-like isoform X2 — protein sequence MDASVEMYDSALLGILQHVGEIKPFLEVVFSFLLRRTDFFRIIQDKEGRMGFPPGVAKQLVMETVTRYEQIAKSIMEQSYEDKMTRGEIPPRAVETVEVDTRDDDTRNTSCDTSSQDKTQSLPEQKTTKSGVEKDKVKPKSAPYESGLPKVTSQKSDCYNGAIRDKYSWSQSFTDVDITVPVPKEVKRAKDIQVDIGKKHLKVSVKPGVIDKDAEILMEGKLTYDIRREESMWSLVPGVGIQINLEKNLEKMWLAVLEGEEEIKRDDIDPTRHLHEMDDDAQAGWRQAMFDFEQKKAGKPSSKELETHTILEKAWDAEGSPFKGTPFDPSKMNIST from the exons ATGGACGCCTCCGTAGAAATGTATGACAGTGCCTTGCTTGGAATTCTGCAGCACGTCGGGGAAATAAAACCATTTCTTGAAGTGGTGTTCAGTTTTTTACTAAGGAG GACTGATTTCTTCCGCATAATACAAGACAAAGAAGGAAGGATGGGCTTCCCACCTGGTGTAGCAAAGCAACTTGTTATGGAG ACTGTGACACGTTATGAACAGATTGCAAAGAGTATCATGGAGCAAAGTTATGAAGACAAGATGACAAGGGGAGAAA TACCTCCAAGAGCAGTGGAAACAGTTGAAGTTGATACACGGGATGATGACACAAGGAATACTTCTTGTGATACAAGTAGTCAAGATAAAACTCAAAGTCTTCCTgagcaaaaaacaacaaaatctggAGTTGAAAAAGACAAAGTAAAACCAAAATCTGCCCCTTATGAAAG TGGTCTTCCTAAGGTGACATCTCAGAAGTCGGATTGTTACAATGGTGCCATCAGAGACAAGTACTCATGGTCCCAGTCATTTACagatgttgacataacagtacCTGTACCAAAAGAAGTCAAGCGTGCCAAGGACATACAAGTTGATATTGGCAAAAAACATCTCAAAGTGTCAGTAAAGCCTGGTGTCATTGATAAAGATGCCGAAATATTGATGGAAGGCAAATTGACGTATGACATCAGACGAGAAGAGTCTATGTGGAGTTTGGTACCAGGTGTTGGAATACAG ATTAACTTAGAAAAGAATTTAGAAAAGATGTGGCTAGCCGTGTTGGAAGGAGAGGAAGAAATCAAACGTGATGATATTGATCCTACAAGACATTTACACGAGATGGATGATGATGCACAGGCAGGCTGGAGACAAGCTATGTTTgattttgaacaaaagaaagcaGGGAAACCAAGCAGTAAGGAACTT GAAACGCATACAATTTTGGAAAAAGCATGGGATGCAGAAGGCTCTCCATTCAAAGGTACACCATTTGATCCATCCAAGATGAACATCTCTACTTGA